A single region of the Tachyglossus aculeatus isolate mTacAcu1 chromosome X1, mTacAcu1.pri, whole genome shotgun sequence genome encodes:
- the LOC119919862 gene encoding olfactory receptor 1G1-like — protein sequence MERGNHSISEFILLGFSDNSEQQQFTFGLFLWMYLIGLLGNLLIILTIRSVSHLHTPMYFFLSHLSFVDLCLTTTTVPKMLLNIQTGKKTISYVGCLIQMFFFFFLGLLDSFLLTAMAYDRYEAICHPLRYSLIMSSRLCVFLVAGSWFTTFLHALLHTFMTARLSFCGDNKIPHFYCDIIPLLKLSCSDTSINNVMIFTVAGLVGIVPPMCILASYVCIVSALLKLPSARSKKKAFSTCSSHLTVVTLFYGAGLGVHFHPTTTKSNHEDLVASVMYTVVIPMLNPFIYSLRNEDMKGALRKLFSGKQSLL from the coding sequence ATGGAAAGGGGAAACCATAGTATCTCTGAGTTCATCCTTTTAGGATTTTCTGACAATTCAGAGCAGCAACAGTTCACCTTTGGGCTGTTCCTGTGGATGTACTTGATTGGGTTGCTAGGAAATCTGCTCATCATCCTGACCATAAGATCTGTCTCAcatctgcacacccccatgtatttcttcctgagCCACCTGTCCTTCGTCGATCTCTGCCTCACGAccaccacggtccccaagatgctgCTCAACATCCAGACCGGGAAAAAAACCATCTCCTATGTCGGCTGCCTGATCCAGAtgttcttcttcttttttcttggACTGCTGGACAGTTTCCTCCTGACAGCAATGGCGTATGACCGCTACGAGGCCATCTGCCACCCTTTACGTTACTCTCTGATCATGAGCTCCCGGCTCTGTGTCTTCCTGGTGGCCGGATCCTGGTTTACCACTTTTCTCCATGCCCTGTTGCACACTTTCATGACGGCTCGGCTCTCTTTCTGTGGAGACAACAAAATCCCTCACTTCTATTGTGATATCATCCCGTTGCTCAAGCTTTCCTGCTCTGACACTAGCATTAATAATGTTATGATTTTCACGGTAGCTGGACTGGTAGGAATAGTTCCTCCAATGTGCATCCTTGCTTCCTATGTCTGCATCGTCTCTGCTCTGCTGAAGCTTCCTTCTGCCAGGAGCAAGAagaaagccttctctacctgcagTTCTCATCTCACTGTGGTCACGCTGTTCTATGGTGCTGGCCTAGGGGTGCATTTCCATCCCACAACCACCAAGTCCAACCACGAGGACTTAGTAGCATCTGTGATGTACACAGTGGTCATTCCCATGCTGAATCCGTTCATCTATAGCCTGAGAAATGAGGACATGAAGGGGGCCCTGAGGAAACTCTTCTCAGGAAAACAGTCATTGCTCTAA